In one window of Anaerolineae bacterium DNA:
- a CDS encoding sulfite exporter TauE/SafE family protein yields the protein MFTILLCLAVGFGAGVLSGLIGIGGGVITIPALVYMFKMPQHYAQGTTLAMFVLPAGILAAYTYYQQGFVNLKFAFLLALGFLAGGPLGARLAVHLPEEVLKRVFGFALLLIALKMIWGK from the coding sequence ATGTTTACCATCCTTCTATGCCTTGCGGTAGGATTCGGCGCTGGTGTCCTCAGCGGTCTCATAGGGATAGGAGGTGGAGTTATAACAATACCTGCCCTCGTTTACATGTTCAAAATGCCTCAACATTACGCTCAGGGTACTACCCTGGCCATGTTTGTCCTTCCCGCAGGAATTCTGGCAGCCTACACTTACTATCAGCAGGGCTTTGTGAATTTAAAATTCGCTTTCCTCCTGGCCCTGGGCTTCTTAGCTGGCGGTCCGCTTGGAGCCAGACTGGCCGTGCACCTCCCGGAAGAGGTTCTGAAGAGAGTCTTCGGATTTGCCTTGCTGCTCATAGCTTTGAAGATGATCTGGGGAAAGTAA
- a CDS encoding prolipoprotein diacylglyceryl transferase, with amino-acid sequence MKPLFWIWKWPVMPYSLLMALGFLVSLAFFIWSGKRRWGIEKALDAFIWSMFGGVMLGRAGFVVINWEYFSESPGEAWQFWRGGLAFPFALAGGLLALALFARLQRLNLAELLDIASLSLAPAQAFGWWACYAAGFAYGKEWKGFPALFLPDVYGVKAYRFPVQLAGAFWSALIFAFLLAIYLKACKTGSVFLIYAFGYLPFDFSLRFFRGDVTRILGPLELGQLVLAFVLGFSLTLYFTFPRSSSKL; translated from the coding sequence GTGAAGCCCCTTTTCTGGATATGGAAGTGGCCTGTTATGCCTTACTCCCTGCTTATGGCACTGGGGTTTCTGGTGAGTTTAGCTTTTTTCATTTGGTCTGGAAAAAGGCGCTGGGGTATTGAAAAGGCTTTAGATGCCTTTATATGGAGCATGTTTGGAGGAGTTATGCTGGGAAGGGCGGGATTTGTGGTTATCAATTGGGAGTATTTTTCGGAAAGTCCTGGGGAGGCCTGGCAGTTCTGGAGAGGGGGACTTGCCTTTCCCTTTGCTCTGGCCGGAGGACTTCTGGCCCTGGCCCTTTTTGCTCGTCTTCAAAGGTTGAATTTAGCAGAGCTTTTGGACATTGCTTCTTTGTCCCTTGCCCCGGCTCAGGCTTTTGGGTGGTGGGCATGCTATGCGGCTGGATTTGCCTATGGAAAAGAGTGGAAAGGCTTTCCTGCCCTTTTCCTGCCCGATGTTTACGGTGTAAAAGCTTATCGCTTCCCGGTTCAGCTTGCGGGGGCCTTCTGGAGTGCCCTGATTTTCGCCTTTTTGCTGGCCATTTACCTGAAGGCGTGTAAAACCGGGAGCGTTTTTCTGATTTATGCTTTCGGGTATTTGCCCTTTGATTTCTCCCTTCGTTTTTTCCGAGGGGATGTCACCAGGATACTGGGGCCTTTGGAGCTGGGTCAGCTGGTTCTGGCTTTTGTGCTCGGCTTTTCCCTAACGCTTTACTTTACTTTCCCCAGATCATCTTCAAAGCTATGA